A region of Alosa alosa isolate M-15738 ecotype Scorff River chromosome 17, AALO_Geno_1.1, whole genome shotgun sequence DNA encodes the following proteins:
- the LOC125311021 gene encoding calcium/calmodulin-dependent protein kinase type 1D-like yields MARENGDSGKCSWKKQVDDIKKIFEFKEILGTGAFSEVVLAQDRATGHMYAVKCIPKKALKGKESSIENEIAVLRRIKHENIVALDDIYESSNHLYLIMQLVSGGELFDRIVEKGFYTEKDASTLIRQVLDAVNYLHKMGIVHRDLKPENLLYYNSQDGSKIMISDFGLSKMEGTGDVMSTACGTPGYVAPEVLAQKPYSKAVDCWSIGVIAYILLCGYPPFYDENDSKLFEQILKADYEFDAPYWDDISDSAKDFISCLMEKDPAKRYTCDQALRHPCMSSSMSSSMGSSIDGAATNPTRSQSQAHSQSQSQSHTPNQTPPLQSQQATPNQTQMQTPLAQTKTPVQMTPNQMPLNHAHGQSQNAVHVKSPVPDATSVPCKDCPAPSSTPCSLALAASSSAAGVESCRPRPSTVATVITGPK; encoded by the exons AGGTGCGTTCTCAGAGGTGGTGCTGGCCCAGGACAGGGCTACGGGGCACATGTACGCGGTCAAGTGCATTCCCAAGAAGGCCCTCAAGGGGAAAGAGAGCAGCATCGAGAACGAGATCGCCGTCCTCCGCAG GATTAAACATGAGAACATTGTGGCACTGGATGACATATATGAGAGCTCCAACCATCTGTACCTGATCATGCAGCT GGTATCTGGGGGGGAGCTGTTCGACCGTATTGTGGAGAAAGGCTTCTACACAGAGAAGGATGCCAGTACACTTATCAGACAAGTGCTGGATGCAGTCAACTACCTCCATAAGATGGGCATCGTGCACAGAGACCtgaag CCTGAGAACCTGCTTTACTACAACTCTCAGGATGGATCGAAGATCATGATCAGTGACTTTGGCCTGTCTAAGATGGAGGGCACAGGTGACGTCATGTCCACAGCCTGTGGTACCCCAGGATATGTGG ctcCAGAGGTGCTGGCACAGAAGCCATACAGTAAGGCAGTGGACTGCTGGTCCATCGGCGTCATCGCCTACATCTT GCTGTGTGGGTACCCCCCTTTCTACGATGAGAATGACTCCAAACTCTTTGAACAGATTCTCAAAGCTGACTACGAGTTTGATGCACCTTACTGGGATGACATATCTGACTCtg CTAAAGACTTCATTAGCTGTTTGATGGAGAAGGACCCGGCCAAAAGATACACATGTGACCAAGCGCTTCGGCATCCCTG CATGAGCAGCAGCATGAGCAGCAGCATGGGCAGCAGCATAGACGGCGCCGCCACCAACCCGACCCGAAGCCAAAGCCAAGCGcacagccagagccagagccagagccataCACCAAACCAGACGCCGCCGCTGCAGTCGCAGCAGGCCACACCAAACCAGACGCAGATGCAGACGCCACTGGCGCAGACGAAGACGCCCGTCCAGATGACACCAAACCAGATGCCGCTGAACCATGCCCACGGGCAGAGCCAGAACGCCGTACATGTCAAGAGTCCCGTCCCGGACGCCACCTCTGTGCCCTGCAAGGACT gtcccgccccttcctCTACCCCCTGCAGCCTGGCCTTGGCTGCTTCCTCCTCGGCCGCGGGAGTGGAGTCCTGCCGACCACGTCCTTCCACTGTCGCCACGGTGATCACGGGGCCCAAGTGA